A window of the Bacillus thermozeamaize genome harbors these coding sequences:
- a CDS encoding beta-galactosidase, translating into MDRLLYGVAYYDEYMPYDRLQKDIEMMKEAGINVVRIAESTWSTYEPQKGVFDFRSVDRVLDAMHEAGIRVIVGTPTYAVPTWLVKEYPDVLAETPNGRGKYGPRQIMDITHPAYLFYAERIIRKLLERVKDHPAVIGYQTDNETKHYHTAGPNVQLQFVKYLRDTFGSLEEINRRFGLDYWSNRINSWEDFPSVVGTINGSLGAEFAKFQRKLVADFLAWQVRIVNEYRRPDQFVTQNFDFEWRGYSYGVQPDVNHFEASKPFDVVAVDIYHPSQDRLTGIEISFCGDMARSLKGSNYLVMETQAQGFPQWVPYPGQLRLQAFSHLASGANMVAYWHWHSIHNSFETYWKGLLSHDFEPNPVYREAQTIGRDFARLSDRLVNLKKTNQVAMLVSNEALTGLEWFRLPGGKYNYNDIVRRMYDPLYKMNVGVDFVHPGSEDLERYRLLVVPALYAASDSLLRRLNEYVANGGHVVYTFKSGFADEYLKVRTGVQPGIIGEACGITYSLFVEPVGVTLKDDPFGVGREHHGIEAWMELITPTTAEVLAYYDHPYWGDYAAITRNRYGKGVAMYVGCLASEAVMAKVLELAVKEAGLWGADQELRFPLIVKSGVNQYGNTIRYYFNYSRNPVAFPYRYGDAVELLSGQTIRSGQTVTLQPWGVLILEERQTTE; encoded by the coding sequence ATGGATCGGTTGTTGTATGGGGTCGCCTATTACGACGAATATATGCCCTACGACCGCTTGCAAAAGGACATTGAGATGATGAAAGAAGCGGGCATCAACGTGGTGCGGATCGCCGAATCCACGTGGAGCACGTACGAGCCGCAGAAGGGCGTCTTCGATTTCCGCTCCGTCGACCGGGTGCTGGACGCGATGCACGAAGCGGGCATCCGGGTCATCGTGGGCACCCCGACGTACGCCGTACCGACGTGGCTCGTGAAAGAGTACCCCGACGTGCTGGCGGAAACGCCGAACGGCCGGGGCAAGTACGGGCCCCGCCAGATCATGGACATCACCCATCCGGCTTACCTGTTTTATGCCGAGCGCATCATTCGGAAGCTGCTGGAGCGGGTGAAGGATCATCCGGCGGTGATCGGGTACCAGACGGACAACGAAACGAAACATTACCATACGGCCGGTCCGAATGTGCAGCTGCAGTTTGTGAAGTATTTGCGGGATACGTTCGGTTCGCTGGAGGAGATCAACCGCCGGTTCGGGCTCGACTACTGGAGCAACCGCATCAACAGCTGGGAGGATTTCCCCTCCGTCGTCGGCACGATCAACGGCAGCCTCGGGGCGGAATTCGCCAAATTCCAGCGGAAGCTCGTCGCCGATTTCCTGGCCTGGCAAGTGCGCATCGTCAACGAATATAGGCGGCCGGACCAGTTCGTCACGCAAAACTTCGATTTTGAATGGCGCGGTTACTCGTACGGCGTGCAGCCGGACGTGAACCATTTCGAAGCTTCGAAGCCTTTCGACGTGGTGGCGGTCGATATTTACCATCCTTCGCAGGACCGGCTGACCGGCATCGAAATTTCATTCTGCGGCGACATGGCCCGCTCCCTGAAAGGTTCGAACTATCTGGTGATGGAGACGCAGGCGCAAGGCTTCCCCCAATGGGTGCCCTACCCGGGGCAACTGCGGCTGCAGGCGTTCAGCCACCTGGCGTCGGGGGCCAACATGGTGGCCTACTGGCACTGGCACTCCATCCACAATTCGTTCGAGACGTATTGGAAAGGCTTGCTCAGCCACGATTTCGAGCCGAATCCCGTCTACCGGGAAGCGCAGACGATCGGGCGGGACTTCGCCCGGCTGTCCGACCGGCTGGTCAACCTGAAGAAGACCAACCAGGTCGCCATGCTGGTAAGCAACGAGGCGCTGACGGGGCTGGAATGGTTCAGACTGCCCGGCGGGAAGTACAATTATAACGATATCGTCAGGCGGATGTACGATCCCCTCTACAAGATGAACGTGGGCGTCGATTTCGTGCATCCCGGTTCGGAGGATCTGGAACGTTACCGGCTCCTCGTCGTTCCGGCGCTCTACGCCGCTTCCGATTCGCTGCTTCGGCGTCTGAACGAATACGTGGCCAACGGGGGGCATGTCGTCTACACGTTCAAGAGCGGCTTCGCCGATGAATATCTGAAAGTCAGGACAGGCGTGCAGCCAGGGATCATCGGAGAGGCTTGCGGCATCACCTACAGCCTGTTTGTCGAGCCCGTCGGCGTCACGTTGAAGGACGATCCGTTCGGCGTCGGGCGGGAACATCATGGCATTGAAGCGTGGATGGAGCTGATCACGCCGACGACGGCGGAAGTGCTGGCATACTACGACCATCCGTACTGGGGCGACTATGCGGCGATTACGCGCAACCGGTACGGAAAAGGCGTCGCCATGTATGTGGGATGCCTGGCGAGTGAAGCGGTCATGGCCAAGGTGCTGGAACTGGCCGTGAAAGAGGCCGGGCTTTGGGGAGCGGATCAGGAACTGCGCTTCCCCCTGATCGTGAAATCCGGCGTGAATCAATACGGCAACACGATTCGATATTACTTCAACTATTCCCGTAATCCGGTCGCTTTCCCTTATCGGTACGGCGATGCGGTCGAGCTTTTGTCGGGGCAAACGAT
- a CDS encoding ABC transporter permease, whose product MIRKHKRVLSLLLFVAPAFVCYFFFLLIPTFGGIFYSFTDWNGLNRTYHFVGLANFVEALRDDRYFVHSLWFTLKYVVWMVVLQNVIALALAVLIESRLRSKAFFRTVFFMPNMISLIISAFMWMFIFSQVLPQIAEKTGLSFLDQSWIGDPKYSFFSILIVSLWNGVGYMMIIYMAGLQGVPQHLKEAAMIDGANAFQTFFRVTLPMITHAITICLFLTLNGAFKVFEVVYGLTGGGPGRNTQVIALNIYEEAFSNNFRYGYASAKAMILFLLVLVITVIQVSVLKKREVEA is encoded by the coding sequence ATGATCAGAAAGCATAAACGCGTCCTTTCGTTGTTGCTGTTTGTGGCGCCCGCCTTCGTTTGTTACTTTTTCTTCCTGCTCATTCCCACATTCGGGGGCATTTTCTACAGCTTCACGGACTGGAACGGATTGAACCGGACCTACCATTTCGTCGGGTTGGCCAACTTCGTGGAGGCGCTTAGGGACGACCGTTATTTCGTCCATTCCCTCTGGTTCACGTTGAAATACGTCGTCTGGATGGTCGTGCTGCAAAACGTCATCGCGCTTGCGCTGGCCGTGCTCATTGAATCGAGACTGAGATCGAAAGCCTTTTTCCGCACCGTCTTTTTCATGCCGAACATGATCAGCCTGATCATCAGCGCCTTTATGTGGATGTTCATCTTTTCCCAGGTGTTGCCCCAAATCGCGGAAAAAACGGGCCTGTCGTTCCTCGATCAGTCCTGGATCGGCGACCCGAAGTATTCGTTTTTCTCCATCCTGATCGTCTCGCTCTGGAACGGCGTCGGCTACATGATGATCATCTACATGGCCGGACTGCAGGGCGTGCCGCAGCATTTGAAAGAGGCGGCGATGATCGACGGGGCCAACGCGTTCCAGACGTTCTTTCGGGTGACGCTGCCGATGATCACGCACGCGATCACCATCTGCCTGTTCCTTACGCTGAACGGCGCGTTCAAAGTGTTCGAGGTCGTGTACGGCTTGACGGGCGGGGGACCGGGGCGAAACACCCAGGTCATCGCGCTCAACATTTACGAAGAAGCGTTTTCCAACAATTTCCGTTACGGATACGCCAGCGCCAAGGCGATGATTCTGTTCCTCCTCGTGCTGGTCATCACCGTGATTCAGGTGAGCGTCCTGAAGAAACGGGAGGTGGAAGCGTGA
- a CDS encoding glycosyl hydrolase, producing MTQRDIKAIVKQMTLEEKASLCSGLDFWHTKAIERLGIPSLMVTDGPHGLRKQKGASDHLGLNESVPATCFPTAVGLASSWNRELVERVGAALGLECQAENVAVLLGPGANIKRSPLCGRNFEYFSEDPYLSSEMAASHIRGVQSQGVGASLKHFAANNQEHRRMSVDAVMDERTLREIYLASFEGAVKQAQPWTVMCSYNRVNGEYASEHPRLLTEVLRNEWGFEGVVVSDWGAVNDRVKALQAGLELEMPGNGGLGDAKIVQAVKNGELPEDVLDRAVERLLRMIFKAVDNHKPGAVFDRERHHALAREAARECMVLLKNDGALPLRKEGRIAVIGEFALKPRYQGSGSSLVNPTKLDVPLEEMKALAGAAEILYAPGYRVENDETDERLLREAVETAKRADVAVVFAGLPDRYESEGYDRKHLQLPASHRELIEAVSGVQRHVVVVLSNGAPVEMPWLDRVNAVLEGYLGGQAFGGAVADLLFGEANPSGKLAETFPRKLSDNPSYLNFPGEGDRVEYREGLFVGYRYYDAKEIEPLFPFGHGLSYTTFAYERIEIDRERMREHETATVRVTVANTGKRAGQEVVQLYVRDPESSVIRPVKELKGFAKVELLPGERKTVTFRLDRRSFAYYEPAIRDWRVESGVFDILVGASSRDIRLRATLYVESDVRVPWVIDRNTLVGDLLADERTASFMRRWLDEYNPFGPASAEETNAMFEAIIQYLPLRNLLVFSGGRLTETQFEALLDELNRLVSGVTP from the coding sequence ATGACACAGCGGGACATAAAGGCCATCGTCAAGCAAATGACGTTGGAAGAAAAGGCGTCTTTGTGTTCAGGTCTGGATTTCTGGCATACAAAAGCGATTGAACGATTGGGCATCCCGTCCCTGATGGTCACGGACGGGCCGCACGGGTTGCGCAAACAAAAGGGGGCGTCCGATCACCTCGGTTTGAATGAGAGCGTTCCGGCCACGTGTTTTCCCACGGCTGTCGGGTTGGCGTCATCGTGGAATCGCGAATTGGTGGAGCGGGTCGGGGCTGCTTTGGGCTTGGAGTGTCAGGCCGAGAATGTGGCGGTGTTGCTGGGGCCCGGGGCGAATATTAAACGCTCCCCGCTATGCGGCCGCAATTTTGAGTATTTTTCGGAAGATCCGTATCTGTCATCCGAAATGGCGGCGAGCCACATTCGCGGCGTGCAAAGCCAGGGAGTCGGCGCTTCGCTCAAGCATTTTGCCGCCAACAACCAAGAACATCGCCGGATGTCGGTCGACGCCGTCATGGACGAACGCACGTTGCGGGAAATCTATCTGGCGAGTTTTGAAGGGGCTGTGAAGCAGGCACAACCCTGGACCGTCATGTGTTCGTACAACCGGGTAAACGGCGAATACGCCTCGGAGCATCCGCGGCTGTTGACGGAAGTGTTGCGGAATGAATGGGGGTTTGAAGGGGTCGTCGTTTCCGATTGGGGAGCGGTCAACGATCGGGTCAAAGCGCTGCAGGCCGGCCTCGAACTGGAGATGCCGGGCAACGGAGGCCTGGGGGACGCGAAAATTGTGCAAGCCGTGAAGAACGGCGAACTGCCGGAAGACGTGCTGGATCGGGCCGTTGAGCGTTTGCTTCGTATGATCTTCAAGGCCGTCGACAACCACAAACCCGGCGCCGTCTTTGACAGGGAGCGGCACCATGCGCTGGCGCGGGAAGCGGCGCGGGAATGCATGGTTTTGCTCAAGAACGACGGCGCCTTGCCCCTTCGCAAGGAAGGCAGGATTGCCGTCATCGGCGAATTCGCGCTGAAACCGCGCTATCAGGGAAGCGGCAGCTCGCTTGTCAATCCGACGAAGCTGGATGTGCCGCTGGAAGAGATGAAGGCGCTGGCGGGAGCGGCGGAAATCCTGTACGCGCCGGGGTACCGGGTCGAAAACGACGAGACGGACGAACGCCTGCTGCGGGAAGCGGTGGAGACCGCGAAGCGGGCGGACGTGGCCGTGGTGTTCGCCGGACTTCCCGACCGCTACGAGTCGGAAGGTTACGACCGAAAGCATCTGCAACTTCCCGCCAGTCACCGGGAACTGATTGAGGCGGTGTCCGGCGTCCAGCGCCATGTGGTGGTCGTGCTGAGCAACGGGGCGCCGGTGGAAATGCCGTGGCTTGACCGGGTGAACGCGGTGCTGGAAGGCTATCTGGGCGGACAGGCGTTTGGCGGCGCGGTGGCCGATCTGTTGTTCGGAGAAGCGAATCCGAGCGGCAAGCTGGCGGAGACGTTCCCCCGGAAGCTTTCCGACAATCCGTCCTACCTGAATTTCCCCGGCGAAGGGGATCGCGTCGAATATCGGGAAGGGCTGTTTGTCGGCTACCGGTACTATGACGCCAAGGAAATCGAGCCCCTGTTCCCGTTCGGCCACGGGCTGAGCTATACGACGTTCGCCTACGAGCGGATCGAAATCGACCGGGAGCGGATGCGGGAGCACGAAACCGCGACCGTGCGCGTGACCGTTGCCAATACCGGGAAGCGGGCGGGTCAAGAGGTGGTGCAGCTTTATGTCCGCGATCCGGAAAGTTCCGTCATCCGTCCGGTCAAGGAGCTGAAAGGTTTCGCGAAGGTGGAGTTGCTACCGGGCGAACGGAAAACCGTTACGTTCCGGCTGGATCGCCGTTCTTTCGCGTACTACGAACCGGCGATCCGGGATTGGCGGGTGGAGAGCGGCGTTTTCGACATCCTGGTCGGCGCTTCCTCGCGGGATATCCGTCTGCGCGCCACCCTTTACGTCGAATCGGACGTTCGCGTCCCCTGGGTGATTGACCGGAACACCCTGGTCGGCGACTTGCTGGCCGACGAGCGAACCGCTTCATTCATGCGGCGATGGTTGGACGAATACAACCCGTTCGGGCCGGCTTCTGCGGAAGAAACGAACGCGATGTTCGAAGCGATCATCCAGTATTTGCCGCTGCGCAACCTGCTCGTGTTCAGCGGCGGCAGGCTGACCGAAACGCAATTCGAAGCGCTTCTGGACGAACTGAACCGCCTGGTGTCCGGAGTTACGCCCTGA
- a CDS encoding sugar ABC transporter permease: MKRRKLCDRVITLVLAVGAVYTLFPVYMAVINSFKTQGEMLKSVLSLPTKLHFENYTNAFREINMLQSAMNTVVVTVIGITGIIVCASLAGYKLSRTPGKLSNFIFFMFVASMLVPFHSIMIPLTRMAKNLGFQGTTYGLAFIYVGLGVNMAIFLYHGFVKSVPRELEESARMDGCGELQTFVRIIFPLLLPITVTIAILDLLWIWNDFLLPLLMLTDVKRYTLILATNMLFGEYNNDWSLILASLVLTAIPVVVFYAFFQKYIMQGITEGAIKG; this comes from the coding sequence GTGAAGCGGCGGAAACTCTGCGATCGCGTGATCACGCTTGTCCTGGCGGTCGGGGCGGTTTATACGCTCTTTCCGGTCTACATGGCGGTGATCAACTCGTTCAAGACGCAGGGCGAAATGCTGAAATCGGTGTTGTCATTGCCCACGAAACTGCACTTTGAAAACTATACCAACGCTTTCCGTGAAATCAACATGCTCCAAAGCGCCATGAACACGGTGGTTGTGACGGTGATCGGCATTACGGGCATCATCGTCTGCGCGTCGCTTGCGGGATACAAGCTGTCCCGCACGCCGGGCAAGCTGAGCAACTTCATCTTTTTCATGTTTGTGGCGTCTATGCTGGTTCCGTTTCATTCGATCATGATTCCCTTGACCCGCATGGCCAAAAATTTGGGCTTTCAGGGAACCACTTACGGGCTGGCGTTTATCTATGTCGGTCTGGGCGTCAACATGGCCATCTTCCTGTATCACGGCTTCGTCAAATCGGTGCCGCGGGAGCTCGAGGAATCCGCCCGCATGGACGGCTGCGGCGAATTGCAGACCTTCGTGCGCATCATTTTCCCGTTGCTGCTGCCGATCACGGTGACCATCGCGATTCTGGATTTGCTGTGGATCTGGAACGACTTTTTGCTGCCGTTGCTCATGCTGACGGACGTGAAGCGTTACACGTTGATTCTGGCGACGAACATGCTGTTTGGCGAGTACAACAACGACTGGTCGCTCATTCTGGCCTCGCTGGTGCTGACGGCCATTCCCGTGGTCGTTTTCTACGCCTTCTTTCAGAAATACATCATGCAGGGGATCACGGAGGGGGCCATCAAGGGTTAG
- a CDS encoding sugar ABC transporter substrate-binding protein: MKKASLILASVFLLTGVILSACGGNGEKNETQAQGAQESQNAEAREVTLKLFIPQPRLKDQYDAFIAKFVEKEKRDKNITVKVQLEMPNAENAPQILKTRLASNDAPDVFTVHAINEIPTFYKAGYLEDLSDQPFVDKLLDSVRASVTIDGKVVGVPMETLMWGYLYNKKIFADLGLTPPMTLSEMKQVVEKLKANNITPFLLTYKESWMPQLFLPLSVGALVNTENPDFIDRMYKNEGSFAEMKAMFEIIDLVNANGTDRAMEIGPDEGSAHFAQGKAAMWVNGPWHAETILKADPNFEFGVAPLPINDNPDATMINLSTSTTFVVSPTSKNKDVALDFINYILDDEVSNEFYQSLKFNPVAKNHTFESYPWVNEASEYVKAGKAYQDPSIPQAVKDESGKVLQAYYTGQATQDDVIAALDKAWQDFNKINNQ, translated from the coding sequence ATGAAAAAGGCAAGCCTGATTCTCGCAAGCGTTTTCCTCCTGACGGGCGTGATCCTTTCCGCTTGCGGAGGAAACGGTGAGAAAAACGAAACGCAGGCACAGGGGGCGCAGGAAAGCCAAAACGCCGAGGCGAGAGAAGTGACGCTGAAGCTGTTCATTCCGCAGCCCCGGCTGAAAGACCAGTACGACGCGTTTATTGCAAAGTTCGTCGAGAAAGAAAAAAGGGACAAAAACATCACGGTGAAGGTTCAACTGGAGATGCCCAACGCCGAAAACGCCCCGCAAATCCTGAAAACCCGTCTGGCGTCCAACGACGCGCCGGACGTCTTTACGGTGCACGCCATCAACGAAATTCCGACATTTTACAAAGCGGGCTATCTGGAAGATCTCTCGGACCAGCCGTTCGTCGACAAGCTGCTGGACAGTGTGAGGGCGTCCGTCACGATCGACGGCAAGGTGGTCGGCGTGCCCATGGAGACGCTCATGTGGGGCTACTTGTACAACAAGAAGATTTTTGCGGATCTCGGATTGACCCCGCCGATGACGCTCAGCGAAATGAAGCAGGTGGTGGAAAAGCTGAAGGCGAACAACATCACGCCATTCCTGCTCACCTACAAGGAGTCCTGGATGCCGCAGCTGTTCCTGCCGCTGTCGGTGGGCGCCCTGGTCAATACGGAAAATCCGGACTTTATCGACCGGATGTATAAAAATGAAGGTTCGTTCGCCGAAATGAAGGCCATGTTCGAGATCATCGACCTGGTGAACGCCAACGGCACGGACCGCGCCATGGAAATCGGCCCGGACGAAGGTTCCGCCCACTTCGCCCAGGGCAAGGCGGCGATGTGGGTGAACGGGCCCTGGCACGCGGAGACGATCCTGAAAGCCGACCCGAACTTTGAATTCGGCGTCGCGCCGCTGCCGATCAACGACAACCCGGACGCGACCATGATCAACCTGTCGACCTCCACGACGTTTGTCGTTTCGCCCACGAGCAAAAACAAGGACGTGGCGCTCGATTTCATCAACTACATTCTGGATGACGAAGTGTCCAACGAATTTTATCAAAGCCTGAAGTTCAACCCGGTGGCGAAAAACCACACGTTCGAAAGCTATCCGTGGGTGAACGAAGCGAGCGAGTATGTCAAGGCGGGCAAGGCGTACCAGGATCCGTCCATTCCGCAGGCCGTCAAGGACGAATCCGGAAAGGTGCTGCAGGCTTACTATACCGGCCAGGCCACGCAGGACGACGTGATCGCGGCGCTGGACAAGGCGTGGCAGGACTTCAACAAGATCAACAACCAATGA